A window of the Gemmatirosa kalamazoonensis genome harbors these coding sequences:
- a CDS encoding class I SAM-dependent methyltransferase, with protein sequence MNGAVATQAHAEEVARGERFEFGKNWSRFLAVLNDERIAEAEQSLRQMLELGPDGRLDGKRFLDIGSGSGLFSLAARRLGARVHSFDYDPHSVACTRELRRRYFADDAAWTVEEGSVLDADYVRSLGTFDVVYSWGVLHHTGQMWTAIEHATLPVAPGGRLFIAIYNKQPFLSGYWTGVKRVYNHAPAPAKALLHWGFFAFFATELLVADVLRGRSPLARYRGQERRGMSIYRDVADWVGGYPFEVASPEEIFRFLKPRGFSLQTLVTVAGKHGCNEFVFRRDA encoded by the coding sequence ATGAACGGCGCGGTCGCGACGCAGGCACACGCCGAGGAGGTCGCGCGCGGCGAGCGGTTCGAGTTCGGCAAGAACTGGAGCCGGTTCCTCGCCGTGCTGAACGACGAGCGCATCGCCGAAGCCGAGCAGTCGCTCCGGCAGATGCTGGAGCTGGGACCGGACGGTCGCCTCGACGGCAAGCGGTTCCTCGACATCGGATCGGGCAGCGGTCTGTTCAGCCTCGCCGCGCGCCGGCTCGGCGCGCGGGTCCACTCGTTCGACTACGACCCGCACTCGGTGGCGTGCACGCGTGAGCTGCGTCGCCGCTACTTCGCGGACGACGCCGCGTGGACGGTGGAGGAAGGCTCCGTGCTCGACGCCGACTACGTGCGCTCGCTCGGCACGTTCGACGTCGTCTACTCGTGGGGCGTGCTGCATCACACGGGGCAGATGTGGACGGCGATCGAGCACGCGACGCTGCCCGTCGCGCCCGGCGGTCGGCTGTTCATCGCCATCTACAACAAGCAGCCGTTCCTGTCCGGCTACTGGACGGGTGTGAAGCGCGTGTACAACCACGCGCCGGCGCCGGCGAAGGCGCTGCTGCACTGGGGCTTCTTCGCGTTCTTCGCGACGGAGCTGCTCGTGGCGGACGTGCTGCGCGGCCGGTCGCCGCTGGCGCGCTACCGCGGGCAGGAGCGGCGCGGCATGAGCATCTACCGCGACGTGGCCGACTGGGTGGGCGGCTATCCGTTCGAGGTCGCGTCGCCGGAGGAGATCTTCCGCTTCCTGAAGCCGCGCGGCTTCTCCCTGCAGACGCTCGTCACCGTGGCCGGCAAGCACGGGTGCAACGAGTTCGTGTTCCGACGCGACGCATGA
- a CDS encoding class I SAM-dependent methyltransferase: MTGAHAAEIERGERFEFGKNWSRFLHVLDEDRIAEAERSLREMLDLGADGRLDGVRFLDIGSGSGLFSLAARRLGARVHSFDYDPHSVACTRELRRRYFADDAAWTVEEGSVLDADYVRSLGTFDVVYSWGVLHHTGQMWTALANAESAVAPGGRLFVAIYNHQIYWSSFYKRLKRAYVSAPRPGKWLIAGGFIAGQVVKGGVKDVLTLTNPARRYRLKRRERGMSMLHDWIDWVGGYPFEVAKPEEIFAFFRGRGYELRRLKTCGNGVGCNEFVFERASPAAPRGDR; the protein is encoded by the coding sequence GCCGGTTCCTTCACGTCCTCGACGAGGATCGGATCGCGGAGGCCGAGCGCTCGCTGCGCGAGATGCTCGATCTCGGAGCCGACGGCCGGCTGGACGGCGTCCGCTTCCTGGACATCGGCTCGGGAAGTGGTCTGTTCAGCCTCGCCGCGCGCCGGCTCGGCGCGCGCGTCCACTCGTTCGACTACGACCCGCACTCGGTGGCGTGCACGCGCGAGCTACGTCGCCGCTACTTCGCGGACGACGCCGCGTGGACGGTGGAGGAAGGCTCCGTGCTCGACGCCGACTACGTGCGCTCGCTCGGCACGTTCGACGTCGTCTACTCGTGGGGCGTGCTGCATCACACGGGGCAGATGTGGACCGCGCTCGCGAACGCGGAGAGCGCCGTGGCGCCCGGCGGCCGGCTGTTCGTCGCGATCTACAACCACCAGATCTACTGGTCGTCGTTCTACAAGCGGCTGAAGCGCGCGTACGTGAGCGCGCCGCGTCCCGGCAAGTGGCTCATCGCGGGCGGCTTCATCGCCGGGCAGGTGGTGAAGGGCGGCGTGAAGGACGTGCTCACGCTCACGAACCCCGCGCGCCGCTATCGCCTGAAGCGGCGCGAGCGCGGCATGTCGATGCTGCACGACTGGATCGACTGGGTCGGCGGCTACCCGTTCGAAGTTGCGAAGCCCGAGGAGATCTTCGCGTTCTTCCGCGGCCGCGGCTACGAGCTGCGGCGACTCAAGACGTGCGGCAACGGCGTCGGATGCAACGAGTTCGTGTTCGAGCGTGCGTCGCCGGCCGCGCCGCGAGGTGATCGATGA
- a CDS encoding glycosyltransferase produces the protein MSGGRIAFLIRSLGVGGAQRQLVELARGMHAAGRDVVVVTFYGGHALDAELERAGVRHVVVGKRDRWDVVGFGRRLLAVLRAERPAIVHGYLPDANLLLAVLRPLLRGARVVWGVRASSVDFSVYDRAARSLFAATRVAARAADLIICNSWVGAEFHAAQGYPAERMTVVPNGIDVCRFRPDPAAGVRARAEWGIDVDAPVIGLVGRWDAMKDHATFVRAAARLVSSCPATRFVFVGEGPAAYVDGVTALATELGVADRIKWSPPRRDVEAVYNALDLLTLCSRFGEGFPNVVGEAMACGTACVVTDVGDAARVVGDTGESVPIGDHAALADAWARSLRVARDADVRERCRERITANFDLASLLRNTEAALARLDAS, from the coding sequence ATGAGCGGTGGCCGGATCGCGTTCCTCATCCGGTCGCTCGGCGTCGGTGGTGCACAGCGTCAGTTGGTGGAGCTCGCGCGCGGCATGCACGCCGCGGGTCGCGACGTGGTGGTCGTGACGTTCTACGGCGGCCACGCGCTCGACGCGGAGCTGGAGCGCGCCGGCGTGCGCCACGTGGTGGTCGGGAAGCGGGACCGGTGGGACGTCGTCGGCTTCGGCCGGCGGCTGCTCGCCGTGCTGCGCGCGGAGCGGCCCGCGATCGTGCACGGCTATCTGCCCGACGCGAACCTGCTGCTCGCCGTGCTGCGACCGCTGCTGCGCGGCGCGCGCGTGGTGTGGGGCGTGCGGGCGTCGTCGGTGGACTTCTCGGTGTACGACCGCGCCGCGCGCTCGCTGTTCGCGGCCACGCGGGTCGCGGCGCGCGCGGCGGACCTCATCATCTGCAACTCGTGGGTCGGGGCCGAGTTCCATGCGGCGCAGGGGTATCCGGCCGAGCGCATGACCGTGGTGCCTAACGGCATCGACGTCTGCCGCTTCCGCCCCGATCCCGCGGCGGGCGTGCGTGCGCGAGCGGAGTGGGGGATCGACGTCGACGCGCCGGTCATCGGCCTCGTCGGCCGGTGGGACGCGATGAAGGATCACGCGACGTTCGTGCGCGCCGCGGCGCGGCTCGTCTCCTCGTGTCCCGCCACGCGGTTCGTGTTCGTCGGCGAGGGCCCTGCCGCGTACGTCGACGGCGTGACGGCGCTCGCCACGGAGCTGGGCGTGGCCGATCGCATCAAGTGGTCCCCGCCACGGCGCGACGTCGAGGCCGTGTACAACGCGCTCGACCTGCTCACGCTCTGCTCCCGCTTCGGCGAGGGCTTCCCGAACGTCGTCGGCGAGGCGATGGCGTGCGGTACGGCGTGCGTGGTGACCGACGTCGGCGACGCGGCGCGCGTGGTGGGCGACACGGGCGAGTCGGTGCCGATCGGCGACCACGCCGCGCTCGCCGATGCGTGGGCGCGGAGCCTCCGCGTCGCCCGCGACGCCGACGTGCGCGAGCGCTGTCGCGAGCGGATCACGGCGAACTTCGACCTCGCGTCGCTCCTGCGGAACA